From Denitrovibrio acetiphilus DSM 12809, the proteins below share one genomic window:
- a CDS encoding ABC transporter permease — MTDRIYRIVSEKWVSTSVGVLALIVCWQVLSLFLHEIVVASPSDTLISLIRLLSDDEFYHSLFLTVYRLFAGILAGSMAGLILGIAAGLNNTLKNILEPFGWVLMSIPPVIVTMLAMLWFGMGSFMVIFIASLLLVPFVYFNALKGMEMVDDNLLSMAKLYKYNFFMLLRHIYLPAISSHVLAGMTIVMGSGIRVVVLAELLGASDGIGFEVVTARSSIEVESIFAWAVVTLLIAACLEYVVLNPIQKRILRWKTI; from the coding sequence ATGACAGATAGAATTTACCGTATTGTATCGGAAAAATGGGTTAGTACGTCAGTGGGAGTGCTGGCTCTGATTGTGTGCTGGCAGGTGCTTTCTCTTTTTCTGCATGAAATAGTTGTGGCTTCACCGTCAGATACCCTTATCAGTCTGATCCGGCTACTTTCTGATGATGAGTTCTATCATTCTTTGTTTCTCACTGTATACAGGCTTTTTGCGGGGATTCTTGCGGGGAGTATGGCAGGTTTAATACTGGGGATTGCAGCGGGGCTCAACAACACTCTTAAGAATATACTTGAGCCTTTCGGATGGGTTCTTATGAGTATTCCCCCTGTGATAGTGACTATGCTGGCTATGCTGTGGTTTGGTATGGGGTCATTCATGGTTATTTTTATCGCTTCTCTCCTTCTTGTTCCTTTTGTGTATTTTAATGCCCTGAAAGGTATGGAGATGGTGGATGATAATCTTTTAAGTATGGCAAAATTGTATAAGTACAATTTTTTTATGCTGCTCAGGCACATATATCTGCCGGCTATATCTTCCCATGTTTTGGCTGGTATGACGATAGTTATGGGGAGCGGAATAAGAGTGGTGGTTTTGGCTGAACTTTTAGGAGCATCAGACGGAATAGGCTTTGAAGTTGTTACTGCAAGGTCAAGTATTGAGGTTGAGTCTATTTTTGCATGGGCTGTTGTCACTCTTTTAATAGCTGCTTGTCTGGAATACGTCGTACTGAACCCGATACAAAAGCGGATACTGAGGTGGAAGACAATTTAA
- a CDS encoding DUF1858 domain-containing protein, translated as MITEKTKVYEAVSGNEHIKDIFIAFGFENITNPVKLNTVAKIMTIEAACHMKGVNLENFLNALNSAIENK; from the coding sequence ATGATTACAGAAAAAACTAAAGTTTATGAAGCTGTTTCAGGAAACGAACATATCAAGGATATTTTTATCGCATTTGGATTCGAGAACATTACTAATCCGGTAAAGCTAAACACAGTGGCTAAAATCATGACGATCGAAGCAGCCTGTCACATGAAGGGTGTAAACCTTGAAAATTTTCTTAATGCTTTAAATTCTGCAATAGAAAACAAATAG
- a CDS encoding ABC transporter substrate-binding protein, with translation MKNLFMVFFILVIFASAHAEKRDKLVFTGPFTAVSYPLIYMADQNSMGDFAHKTEFRYWQNPDQLRAMIAGEQADFAAAPSYVGAMFYNKGISVKLMNISVWGILHVMSSDPAVKTFQDMKGKKVAVPFRGEMPDLIFRHLAEKNGIEPEKDYDLIYVAHPMDIAQILLSGRADTAMSAEPAVSMTIAKSKELAAKGKGNPLVKVIDLQQEWGRVYDTSPRIAQAGTLALASVIEDRQLLSVFEAEFEKAAEWLKNNPEKAADIIVNYLPNMSREAIVIGIRNSDMNPVPAYDALEEIKLFFSILHESDPSKIGGQMPDGDLYYHDR, from the coding sequence ATGAAAAATCTGTTTATGGTATTTTTTATACTGGTTATCTTTGCGTCAGCCCATGCAGAAAAACGGGACAAGCTGGTTTTTACAGGTCCGTTTACTGCTGTTTCCTACCCGCTCATCTACATGGCTGATCAGAACAGTATGGGGGACTTTGCACATAAAACCGAGTTCCGTTATTGGCAAAACCCTGATCAGCTAAGGGCTATGATAGCTGGTGAGCAGGCAGATTTTGCTGCAGCACCATCCTATGTCGGCGCTATGTTTTATAATAAAGGTATCAGTGTCAAGTTAATGAATATCTCTGTGTGGGGTATTTTGCACGTTATGTCTTCTGACCCTGCGGTGAAAACTTTTCAGGATATGAAAGGCAAGAAAGTCGCAGTTCCTTTCCGTGGTGAGATGCCCGACCTCATATTCAGGCATCTGGCAGAGAAGAACGGTATAGAACCTGAAAAGGATTATGATCTGATATATGTTGCTCACCCTATGGATATTGCTCAGATTCTCTTGTCTGGCAGAGCAGATACAGCGATGTCTGCCGAACCTGCGGTATCAATGACGATTGCTAAATCAAAAGAGCTGGCAGCAAAGGGGAAGGGTAACCCTTTGGTAAAGGTGATAGACCTTCAGCAGGAATGGGGGAGAGTCTATGATACATCACCTAGAATTGCACAGGCAGGCACACTGGCTCTTGCTTCAGTAATCGAAGACAGGCAGCTTCTGTCAGTTTTTGAAGCAGAGTTTGAAAAGGCGGCAGAATGGCTTAAAAATAATCCAGAAAAGGCTGCTGACATTATAGTTAATTATCTGCCTAATATGAGCCGGGAAGCTATTGTGATCGGTATCAGGAATTCTGACATGAATCCTGTCCCCGCATATGACGCTTTGGAGGAGATAAAACTATTTTTCTCTATTTTGCATGAGTCAGATCCTAGTAAAATAGGCGGACAGATGCCCGACGGAGACCTCTATTATCATGACAGATAG
- the gdhA gene encoding NADP-specific glutamate dehydrogenase produces the protein MSTITPKIHDIYKQVVARNPGETEFHQAVAEVLDSLGQVIEKYPDYADHKIIERICEPERQIIFRVPWSDDKGNIHINRGFRVEFNSALGPYKGGLRFHESVYLGIVKFLGFEQIFKNALTGLPIGGGKGGSDFNPKGRSDNEVMRFCQSFMTELSRHIGEYTDVPAGDIGVGGRELGYMFGQYKRMTNRYEAAVLTGKGLTWGGSLVRTEATGYGAVYFVDEMLKMKNDSLEGKVCSVSGSGNVAIYTTEKINQLGGKVVTLSDSGGYIYDEKGIDLELVKQLKEIERRRIKDYCDYHKHAVFKQGGNIWEVPCQIAMPSATQNELNEEDAKMLVKNGCIAVGEGANMPTTPEGTKVFLNSGVLFGPGKAANAGGVATSALEMQQNASRDSWTFEFTENKLHGIMKNIHKACYEQAEEFGSPGNYILGSNIAGFRKVADAMISLGLI, from the coding sequence ATGAGCACTATTACACCTAAAATCCACGACATTTATAAGCAGGTAGTTGCAAGAAATCCCGGGGAGACAGAGTTTCACCAGGCTGTTGCAGAAGTTTTAGATTCTTTGGGGCAGGTTATTGAAAAGTATCCTGATTACGCTGATCACAAAATAATAGAAAGGATATGTGAACCGGAACGTCAGATCATCTTCAGAGTACCCTGGTCGGATGACAAAGGTAATATCCATATAAACAGAGGGTTTCGTGTTGAGTTCAACTCTGCCCTCGGACCATATAAAGGCGGACTCAGGTTTCATGAGTCTGTGTATCTTGGAATAGTTAAGTTTCTTGGCTTTGAGCAGATATTTAAAAACGCTCTGACAGGGCTTCCTATCGGTGGAGGTAAGGGCGGTTCTGATTTTAATCCAAAGGGCAGATCAGATAATGAAGTAATGCGTTTCTGCCAGAGTTTTATGACTGAACTTTCCAGACATATCGGTGAATATACAGATGTTCCCGCCGGTGATATCGGTGTCGGAGGGAGAGAGCTGGGGTATATGTTCGGTCAGTATAAAAGGATGACCAACCGATACGAGGCAGCAGTTCTTACCGGGAAAGGGCTCACATGGGGCGGTTCTCTGGTTCGTACTGAGGCGACAGGGTATGGTGCGGTTTACTTCGTAGATGAAATGCTCAAGATGAAAAATGACTCCTTAGAAGGCAAAGTGTGTTCCGTATCGGGGTCTGGTAATGTTGCGATATACACAACAGAGAAAATCAATCAACTCGGTGGAAAGGTTGTTACACTCTCTGACTCCGGCGGCTATATCTACGATGAAAAAGGTATAGACCTTGAGCTTGTGAAACAGCTCAAAGAGATTGAACGCCGCAGGATCAAAGATTACTGCGACTATCACAAACATGCAGTCTTTAAGCAGGGGGGCAATATATGGGAAGTTCCTTGTCAGATAGCTATGCCGTCCGCAACACAAAATGAACTGAATGAAGAAGATGCAAAAATGCTTGTCAAAAATGGCTGTATAGCAGTTGGGGAAGGCGCAAATATGCCTACAACACCTGAGGGTACAAAAGTTTTTCTTAACAGCGGTGTTCTCTTCGGACCTGGCAAAGCGGCAAATGCAGGTGGTGTTGCAACCTCCGCACTTGAGATGCAGCAGAATGCCAGCCGTGATTCATGGACATTCGAATTTACCGAAAACAAACTTCATGGTATAATGAAAAACATCCATAAGGCTTGCTACGAACAGGCAGAAGAATTCGGCAGCCCGGGCAACTATATCTTAGGCTCCAATATAGCCGGTTTCCGTAAAGTTGCTGATGCGATGATCTCACTGGGACTTATATAA
- a CDS encoding Crp/Fnr family transcriptional regulator, translating to MIIVKGFKKRLVKDYVTQRYSSVNDCFVDNLCKSCCIKCKKKWETLFLQGECGEHIYYLVSGLVKLYRVNDSGREVIVKFIRAGESFGHGILGGVYPLCAMALSNSELLAIDREKLREEMKRDHVLMDEVLSIINKEINNLTNFIGNLSLLDCKARFISYLNNLSKEQKSTSVMLPMPKCELAMFLATTPENLSRIMRQLIDNKEIEVTGRRVVLIGDDYQNQKP from the coding sequence TTGATAATTGTTAAGGGATTTAAAAAAAGATTGGTAAAAGACTACGTTACTCAGAGATACAGTAGCGTAAATGATTGCTTTGTAGATAATCTCTGTAAGTCGTGCTGTATAAAATGTAAAAAGAAATGGGAGACTCTTTTTCTGCAGGGAGAGTGCGGGGAGCATATCTACTATCTTGTATCAGGACTTGTAAAACTCTATAGAGTCAATGACAGCGGGCGTGAGGTTATTGTCAAGTTCATAAGAGCCGGTGAATCTTTCGGGCATGGGATCCTTGGGGGAGTTTACCCTCTCTGTGCCATGGCATTGTCTAACTCTGAACTTCTTGCTATAGACAGAGAGAAGCTTAGGGAAGAGATGAAGAGAGACCATGTTTTGATGGATGAAGTTTTAAGTATCATTAATAAAGAGATCAATAATCTTACCAATTTTATAGGGAATCTGTCGCTGCTTGACTGTAAGGCAAGATTTATAAGTTATCTGAATAATTTGTCAAAAGAGCAGAAAAGCACAAGTGTAATGCTGCCTATGCCAAAGTGCGAACTAGCAATGTTTCTTGCAACAACTCCGGAAAATCTGTCAAGAATTATGCGTCAACTTATAGATAATAAAGAGATCGAGGTGACAGGCAGACGAGTGGTGCTTATTGGTGATGATTATCAAAATCAAAAACCTTGA
- a CDS encoding DUF438 domain-containing protein, producing MSEWLAKNDPHMENLRLYCEGILEDEDLGALYREYEDDIKSVRYDEIMMLVDWMVSCEKYDMENIKGALNRIINIFSSQLDRDVFDLCRNVPRFISILAEENTAITAHMESIKEQLQLFSKAEEGTPEFNRYRLSLKKLIEDLAVIDNHYIKKENILFPYVEKYIPEYRCVNVMWSIHDDVRQGMKLLLSLLSETDVDGIRFNRTVGKLFFDIYGLIFREDYILLPVSALKIPEDVFAEMISQCPEIGYSFIEAPEVEIRKSSESSIPDGMVNLDTGLLSAQELVTMLNTLPVDITYVDAEDKVRYFSSPQERIFPRSKAIIGRSVQNCHPPESVHIVNDVVENLKSGKKDVESFWIQMMGKFILIQYFALRDAAGQYIGTIEVSQDITEARSLSGEKRLLDYN from the coding sequence ATGTCTGAGTGGCTTGCTAAAAACGATCCTCATATGGAAAATCTGAGGCTCTACTGTGAGGGGATCCTCGAAGATGAAGACCTTGGCGCCCTTTATCGTGAGTACGAAGATGACATAAAGTCGGTTCGTTATGATGAAATAATGATGCTGGTGGACTGGATGGTCTCCTGTGAAAAATATGACATGGAGAATATTAAAGGGGCTCTGAACAGGATTATTAATATTTTTTCCAGCCAGCTTGACAGGGATGTCTTTGACCTGTGCAGGAATGTGCCCCGTTTCATCTCCATATTAGCAGAAGAGAATACAGCGATTACCGCTCATATGGAGTCTATCAAAGAACAGTTGCAGCTTTTTAGTAAAGCTGAAGAAGGCACTCCTGAATTTAATAGATACAGGTTGTCTCTCAAAAAATTGATAGAAGACCTCGCCGTCATAGATAATCACTATATTAAAAAGGAAAATATCCTTTTCCCATATGTTGAGAAGTACATTCCGGAGTACAGATGTGTAAATGTTATGTGGTCTATCCACGATGATGTACGTCAGGGGATGAAGCTTCTGCTTTCTCTGCTGTCAGAAACTGATGTTGACGGTATCAGGTTTAACAGAACGGTGGGCAAGCTCTTTTTTGACATATACGGTCTTATATTCAGAGAGGATTATATACTTCTGCCTGTGTCAGCATTAAAGATTCCGGAGGATGTTTTTGCTGAAATGATTTCTCAGTGCCCTGAGATCGGCTACTCATTTATCGAAGCACCGGAAGTGGAAATCCGGAAGAGCAGCGAAAGCAGTATCCCCGATGGAATGGTAAATCTTGACACTGGATTACTCTCCGCACAGGAGCTTGTCACGATGCTGAACACTCTGCCTGTGGATATTACATATGTTGACGCAGAAGACAAAGTGAGATACTTCTCTTCACCGCAGGAGAGGATTTTCCCTCGGTCTAAGGCAATTATAGGCAGGAGTGTACAAAACTGCCATCCGCCTGAGAGTGTACATATTGTAAATGATGTTGTGGAAAACCTGAAATCAGGCAAGAAAGATGTTGAGAGCTTCTGGATCCAGATGATGGGGAAATTCATACTTATTCAATATTTCGCACTCAGAGACGCCGCCGGGCAGTATATCGGAACAATAGAAGTCAGTCAGGACATAACAGAGGCAAGGTCTCTCTCCGGTGAAAAACGACTGCTTGATTATAATTAA